One stretch of Flavobacterium sp. 9 DNA includes these proteins:
- a CDS encoding nucleotide sugar dehydrogenase yields MDKNIKIAVIGLGYVGLPLARLFATKYSVVGFDINQSRVASLKSGTDTTLEVDDETLQKVLVDQSNAETRLYCTTSLNDIANCNYFVITVPTPVDRNNRPDLTPLYKSSETVGKVLKKGDIVIYESTVYPGVTEEQCVPVLEKISGLKFNEDFFAGYSPERINPGDKEHTVEKILKVTSGSTPEIGLKVDALYKSVITAGTHLAPTIKVAEAAKVIENSQRDINIAFVNELAKIFNLMNIDTHEVLTAAATKWNFLPFKPGLVGGHCIGVDPYYLAQRAQEFGYHPEIILAGRRLNDSMGEYVASQVVKLMIKKGISVNGANLLMLGITFKENCPDVRNTKIVDVVRSLKEYGITVTLYDPLANIDEVKKEYSLETVNSVPKEKFDAIVLGVAHSEFLSLDFSELQKENSLLYDVKGVLGAIADNRL; encoded by the coding sequence ATGGATAAAAATATTAAAATAGCGGTTATTGGTTTAGGTTACGTTGGTTTACCTTTAGCGAGATTGTTTGCTACGAAATATTCCGTTGTTGGATTTGATATAAATCAGTCACGAGTGGCATCTTTAAAATCAGGTACAGATACAACATTGGAAGTCGATGATGAAACTTTGCAAAAAGTTTTGGTCGATCAGTCTAATGCTGAAACAAGATTATATTGTACGACTTCGTTAAATGATATTGCAAATTGTAATTATTTTGTAATTACTGTCCCGACTCCCGTAGATCGAAATAATCGCCCAGATTTAACACCTTTATATAAGTCGAGTGAGACTGTAGGTAAAGTTTTAAAAAAAGGAGATATTGTAATATACGAATCAACTGTTTACCCCGGAGTTACAGAAGAACAATGCGTTCCGGTTTTGGAAAAAATTTCAGGGTTAAAATTTAATGAAGACTTTTTTGCAGGTTACTCACCAGAGAGAATAAACCCGGGCGATAAAGAACATACTGTTGAAAAAATTCTGAAGGTAACTTCAGGATCAACGCCAGAAATAGGATTAAAAGTAGATGCTTTATATAAATCTGTAATAACTGCAGGAACACATTTGGCACCCACAATAAAAGTTGCTGAAGCTGCTAAAGTTATTGAAAATTCACAACGCGATATTAATATTGCTTTCGTTAATGAATTGGCTAAAATATTCAACTTAATGAATATTGACACGCATGAAGTACTAACTGCAGCTGCAACAAAATGGAATTTTTTGCCTTTTAAACCTGGTTTAGTTGGCGGACATTGTATTGGAGTAGATCCTTATTATTTAGCGCAACGTGCTCAGGAATTTGGATACCATCCAGAAATAATTTTGGCAGGCCGACGTCTAAATGATAGTATGGGAGAATATGTAGCTTCGCAAGTCGTTAAGTTGATGATTAAAAAAGGGATTTCAGTTAATGGTGCTAATCTTTTAATGCTAGGAATTACCTTCAAAGAAAATTGCCCTGACGTAAGAAATACAAAAATTGTTGATGTTGTAAGGTCATTAAAAGAATATGGGATAACTGTTACATTATACGACCCGCTTGCTAATATTGATGAAGTTAAAAAAGAATATAGTTTAGAAACTGTAAATTCTGTCCCAAAAGAAAAGTTTGATGCTATTGTACTGGGAGTTGCTCACAGTGAATTTTTAAGCTTGGATTTTTCAGAATTACAGAAAGAAAATAGTTTATTATATGATGTAAAAGGCGTTTTAGGAGCTATAGCAGATAATAGGTTGTAG
- a CDS encoding SLBB domain-containing protein, whose protein sequence is MKKITCVLILFFGLLTSITVNAQGILQSKDLSAIKVDYLSQDDLVKIAAQLQSNNMTIDQAEPIALSKGMSQDEFDKLKIKLQDLTNTSGNISNTNQTKNSKPEFGRDQAKIVNNKVKDSVNALIFGSELFDNPSLNFEPDLKLATPMNYILGPGDELQVSVYGVQEYNASIPVSVEGKISIQYVGQIAVSGITVEAATQKIKASIAKVYSSVRSGQSQVSVSLSRIRTIKITVVGGKQPGNYSISSLATVYNALHLAGGPGKNGSYRNIELIRNNKVYKNIDIYRFLVKGDQSDNVNLKDNDVIRIPTYSQRVILNGEVKRPGIFEIKKGETFTDLLNFASGFNEFAYTASVGVMQKTGKEFKVHDINESEYNSYLPQSGDVFKVTKILNRFENRIKIDGAVFRPDYYSYNEGMRISDLITRAEGLKEDAYTKRARIIRLKSDLTTEIVNVDLNAALSGDLNADLELKREDILTVYSILDFREKYKVTIDGEVKNPGVYEYFENLTLNDLVVQVGGLTGSASKRVEIARMIKSDVIDENDPKRIELLELEITAGNNEQIKNFILKPFDVINIRRIAVYEKPEMVVVSGAVTYPGKYVLANKKETVYNVVMRAGGITSIADIDGVKIKRPINQDQIDQIESVDLNLNKSKNDSIDSNDKLARKLKEDLKFATIPVNWEKIVKDKNHYSNVTLFPGDQIIVATFNEGVKVTGNVLLTSEIPYRRGKGFKYYINAVGGADSKGWKKKAYIIYPNGKASVTGSFLFFRSYPTVAPGSQIVVPEKPETNRMTTGEWVSIGSVITSLALLIVTAFK, encoded by the coding sequence ATGAAAAAAATAACTTGCGTTCTTATACTGTTTTTCGGTTTATTAACGTCTATAACTGTTAATGCCCAAGGCATACTTCAATCTAAAGATCTAAGTGCTATTAAAGTCGATTATTTGTCTCAAGATGATCTTGTCAAAATTGCTGCACAATTACAGAGTAACAATATGACTATTGATCAGGCTGAACCAATAGCGCTATCTAAAGGAATGAGTCAGGACGAGTTTGACAAACTTAAAATTAAGTTACAAGATCTAACCAATACATCCGGGAATATTTCTAATACTAATCAGACTAAGAATAGTAAACCAGAATTTGGAAGGGATCAAGCAAAAATCGTCAATAACAAAGTTAAAGATTCTGTCAATGCTTTAATTTTCGGATCTGAACTTTTTGATAATCCTAGTTTAAATTTTGAGCCAGATCTAAAATTGGCAACACCAATGAATTATATCTTAGGACCAGGTGATGAGTTACAAGTAAGCGTTTATGGAGTTCAGGAATATAATGCTAGTATTCCAGTAAGTGTTGAAGGTAAAATTAGTATTCAATATGTTGGACAGATTGCAGTTTCGGGAATCACGGTTGAAGCAGCGACACAAAAAATTAAAGCGTCGATTGCAAAGGTTTACAGTTCTGTTCGATCTGGACAATCACAAGTAAGCGTTAGTTTGAGTAGAATACGTACAATAAAAATTACTGTTGTTGGTGGTAAACAGCCAGGTAATTATTCAATATCATCTTTAGCTACAGTTTACAACGCTTTACATTTGGCGGGAGGTCCTGGTAAAAATGGCAGTTACAGAAATATTGAGTTAATTAGAAATAATAAAGTTTACAAAAATATTGATATTTATAGATTTTTGGTAAAAGGAGACCAATCAGATAATGTCAACTTAAAAGATAATGACGTCATTAGGATTCCTACTTATAGTCAACGCGTAATTCTTAATGGAGAAGTAAAACGCCCCGGGATTTTTGAAATAAAAAAGGGAGAGACTTTTACCGATTTGCTAAATTTTGCATCGGGATTTAATGAATTTGCTTACACAGCTTCTGTGGGTGTGATGCAAAAAACAGGAAAAGAATTTAAAGTTCATGATATAAACGAAAGTGAATATAATTCTTATTTACCTCAGTCTGGAGATGTTTTTAAAGTAACTAAAATTTTAAATAGGTTTGAAAACCGTATTAAAATTGATGGAGCCGTTTTTAGACCTGACTATTATTCTTACAATGAAGGTATGAGGATTTCAGATCTTATTACCAGAGCAGAGGGGCTTAAAGAAGATGCTTATACAAAAAGAGCCAGAATTATTCGTTTAAAATCTGATTTGACTACTGAAATTGTAAACGTGGATTTAAATGCTGCTTTATCAGGAGATTTAAACGCTGATTTAGAGTTAAAAAGAGAAGATATTTTGACGGTTTATTCTATTTTGGATTTCAGAGAAAAGTATAAAGTGACTATTGACGGAGAAGTTAAAAATCCTGGAGTATATGAATATTTTGAAAATTTAACATTAAATGATTTGGTTGTCCAAGTTGGTGGTTTAACGGGTTCGGCATCTAAAAGAGTTGAAATTGCACGAATGATTAAATCTGATGTGATAGATGAGAATGATCCAAAACGTATTGAGCTTTTAGAACTTGAAATTACAGCGGGAAATAATGAACAGATTAAAAATTTTATTCTAAAACCTTTTGATGTTATTAATATTAGAAGAATTGCTGTTTATGAAAAACCTGAGATGGTTGTTGTTAGTGGAGCTGTTACGTATCCAGGAAAGTATGTTTTAGCAAATAAAAAAGAAACTGTTTATAATGTTGTAATGCGAGCAGGTGGAATTACATCAATTGCTGATATTGATGGGGTGAAAATTAAAAGACCAATCAATCAAGATCAAATTGATCAGATTGAAAGTGTAGATTTAAATTTGAATAAATCTAAAAATGACTCTATTGATTCAAATGATAAATTAGCAAGAAAATTGAAAGAAGATTTAAAATTTGCAACTATACCAGTTAATTGGGAAAAGATTGTTAAAGATAAAAATCACTATTCAAATGTTACGTTGTTTCCGGGGGATCAAATTATAGTCGCAACTTTTAATGAAGGTGTAAAGGTAACAGGGAATGTTTTGCTTACCTCTGAAATTCCTTACAGAAGAGGAAAAGGTTTTAAATACTATATTAATGCCGTAGGAGGAGCAGACAGTAAGGGGTGGAAGAAAAAGGCTTATATTATTTATCCAAATGGTAAAGCTTCAGTGACAGGATCATTTTTGTTTTTCAGATCTTATCCAACAGTGGCGCCAGGTTCTCAAATTGTCGTTCCAGAAAAACCTGAAACTAATAGAATGACTACAGGAGAATGGGTCAGTATAGGCAGTGTTATCACTAGTTTAGCATTATTAATTGTAACAGCTTTTAAATAG
- a CDS encoding mannose-1-phosphate guanylyltransferase encodes METNNSIIHVILTGGIGSRLWPLSRRSQPKQYLEMFEGKSLFEMTVDRNSHLADKVMVVGNVDNHSLSGTVMDKSKTTYTNIVEATPRNTAAAIAFAAFASNPEDILIVTPSDHIIEKMEDYNKAIDEAILKAKDGFIVTFGIIPTKPETGYGYIESKGDKVLSFREKPNETTAKEFIARGNFLWNSGMFCFKAGVLLDELKQFQPDVYEKSKAVWEASKEGFLDLDLSLEIPSISIDYAVMERSKKIKVVPAAFSWSDLGSFESVYDYLVSKGHSIDNNGNMVIGTEKYTAFLGLKNTIFVYTDSANLILQRENSQDVKDLYGELERQNSELLN; translated from the coding sequence ATGGAAACAAACAATTCAATCATACACGTAATTCTAACTGGTGGAATAGGCAGTCGATTGTGGCCGCTTTCGCGAAGAAGTCAGCCTAAACAATATTTGGAAATGTTTGAAGGTAAATCTTTATTCGAAATGACAGTTGATCGTAATAGCCATTTGGCGGATAAAGTCATGGTTGTTGGAAATGTTGATAATCATAGTCTAAGTGGGACAGTAATGGATAAGTCTAAAACGACTTATACTAATATTGTTGAAGCTACTCCACGAAATACTGCTGCTGCAATTGCTTTTGCTGCATTTGCCTCTAATCCGGAAGATATTTTGATTGTAACTCCTTCGGATCATATTATTGAAAAAATGGAGGATTACAATAAAGCTATAGATGAAGCTATTTTAAAAGCTAAAGATGGTTTTATTGTGACTTTTGGGATTATTCCAACTAAGCCTGAAACAGGTTATGGATATATAGAATCGAAAGGAGATAAAGTTTTGTCATTTCGTGAAAAACCAAATGAAACAACAGCCAAAGAGTTTATAGCGAGAGGTAATTTTTTATGGAATAGTGGAATGTTTTGTTTTAAAGCTGGAGTTCTTCTTGATGAATTAAAACAATTCCAACCAGATGTATATGAAAAATCTAAAGCAGTTTGGGAGGCAAGTAAAGAAGGTTTTCTAGATTTAGATTTGTCTTTAGAAATTCCATCAATTAGTATTGATTATGCTGTTATGGAGCGTAGTAAAAAAATCAAGGTAGTTCCTGCTGCATTTTCTTGGTCTGATTTAGGATCTTTTGAATCAGTTTACGATTATCTGGTTTCAAAAGGACATTCTATTGATAATAATGGAAATATGGTTATCGGTACCGAAAAGTACACTGCGTTTTTAGGATTGAAAAACACTATTTTTGTTTATACAGATAGCGCAAATTTAATCTTACAAAGAGAGAACTCGCAAGATGTAAAAGATTTATATGGTGAATTAGAAAGACAAAACTCAGAATTATTAAATTAA
- the rfbB gene encoding dTDP-glucose 4,6-dehydratase, giving the protein MKKILITGGAGFIGSHVVRRFVNKYPEYQIYNLDALTYAGNLENIKDIENNANYTFVKGDIVDETFINDLFSIHNFDGVLHLAAESHVDRSIEDPLSFVKTNVIGTMNLLNAAKNQWKDNFEGKRFYHISTDEVYGSLGAEGLFTETTSYDPNSPYSASKASSDHFVRAYGETYGLPYVLTNCSNNYGSYHFPEKLIPLFINNIINNKPLPVYGDGNYTRDWLFVEDHAIAIDLVFHDGKNHETYNIGGFNEWKNIDLVKLLCNIMDQKLGRSEGKSQELITYVKDRPGHDLRYAIDASKINKELGWKPSVTFEEGLEKTINWYLNNEEWLQNVTSGIYKEYYQKQYS; this is encoded by the coding sequence ATGAAAAAAATTCTTATAACAGGAGGCGCAGGTTTTATTGGTTCACACGTCGTAAGACGATTTGTTAATAAATATCCAGAATATCAAATCTATAATTTAGATGCGTTAACATATGCAGGAAATCTTGAAAACATTAAAGACATTGAGAATAATGCTAACTATACATTTGTAAAAGGGGATATCGTAGATGAAACTTTTATAAATGATCTCTTTTCTATTCATAATTTTGATGGGGTTTTACATCTGGCTGCAGAATCTCATGTTGATCGTTCTATTGAAGATCCATTATCATTTGTTAAGACAAATGTTATCGGAACAATGAATTTATTGAACGCAGCGAAGAATCAATGGAAAGATAATTTTGAAGGTAAGCGTTTTTATCATATAAGTACGGATGAAGTCTATGGTTCATTAGGTGCAGAAGGACTTTTTACAGAAACGACATCTTATGATCCAAATTCACCCTACTCTGCGTCAAAAGCAAGTTCAGATCATTTTGTAAGAGCTTATGGTGAAACTTATGGTTTACCTTATGTTTTGACAAATTGTTCTAATAATTATGGATCATACCATTTTCCGGAAAAATTAATCCCTCTTTTTATAAATAATATAATTAATAATAAACCGTTGCCAGTCTACGGAGATGGTAATTATACACGTGATTGGCTATTTGTAGAAGACCACGCAATTGCAATTGATTTAGTTTTTCATGATGGGAAAAATCATGAAACCTATAACATTGGAGGTTTCAATGAATGGAAGAATATTGATTTAGTAAAGTTGCTATGTAATATTATGGATCAAAAATTGGGTAGATCAGAAGGCAAATCCCAAGAGTTGATTACTTACGTGAAGGATCGACCAGGACACGATTTAAGATATGCAATTGATGCTTCAAAAATTAATAAAGAATTAGGTTGGAAACCATCAGTAACTTTTGAAGAGGGTTTAGAAAAAACGATTAATTGGTATCTTAATAATGAGGAATGGCTGCAAAATGTCACATCAGGTATCTATAAAGAATATTATCAAAAGCAATATTCATAA
- a CDS encoding UpxY family transcription antiterminator, which produces MNWYVVYTKPKWEKKVADKLNQIGVECYCPLIIQMKQWSDRKKKVEVPLFNSYVFVQLADIDRNSVFQVSGVVRYLFWLGKPAIVRDEEINSIKTSLKAPNISDISVTSIQVGDRIKIEAGAFSNQDAIVQEVSNTYYTLVLESLGCVLKIKYK; this is translated from the coding sequence ATGAATTGGTATGTAGTGTATACAAAGCCTAAATGGGAGAAAAAAGTTGCCGACAAGTTGAATCAAATAGGTGTTGAGTGTTATTGTCCATTAATTATCCAGATGAAACAATGGTCAGATCGTAAGAAAAAGGTTGAAGTACCTCTTTTTAATTCCTATGTATTTGTTCAATTGGCAGATATTGACCGTAATTCTGTTTTTCAAGTATCCGGAGTAGTACGTTATTTATTTTGGCTCGGGAAACCTGCGATCGTCCGTGATGAAGAGATTAACAGTATAAAAACAAGTCTTAAAGCTCCAAACATAAGTGATATATCAGTTACTTCAATTCAGGTTGGAGATCGTATAAAAATAGAAGCCGGAGCTTTCAGTAATCAGGATGCTATTGTTCAGGAGGTATCAAACACATATTATACATTAGTTTTAGAATCTTTAGGCTGCGTCCTTAAAATAAAATATAAATAA